One Bacteriovorax sp. PP10 DNA window includes the following coding sequences:
- a CDS encoding O-antigen ligase family protein, producing MEKINPTLEKTLSYMTYGSLMILALGLVTSTTLLALSHILIIVPAIYFLTRADYKNYSKSAWALLAMTFIIIISVLVNQDIAINGYKPIFKAKYFLFGFLAIAPFSWYFKNNLNKRKISWLLYAFFIATTFATIVGIYSKYSLFNPVTLRNVSKDRNAGLFGMVMNYAHNMAYFQIIITSLVFYRKEIQKYINSYFLYIIFAINSMGLYLTYTRGAWLGFLVGIPFLFFKNNKKWFATIIVALAILGIVVYSVAGKNVIRPQSDQERLSQWQAAIMAFKERPVFGYGYLNFEQHSVEIKKRYNIGQIQFGGHAHSNVFEMLGSTGALGLIAFFFWITLWFLEMYKRTDVIAKTALPFIVVFFVSGLTQSTISLGINLFFIMAAYSITQINIRNIKN from the coding sequence GGCTCTTTGATGATTTTGGCCCTAGGCCTTGTAACATCAACCACCCTTCTTGCTCTTTCGCATATATTGATTATTGTTCCTGCAATATATTTTCTTACTAGAGCTGATTACAAAAATTATTCCAAGAGTGCTTGGGCCCTTCTTGCAATGACATTTATAATTATTATTTCTGTTTTGGTAAATCAAGATATAGCGATTAATGGTTACAAACCGATTTTCAAAGCTAAGTACTTTCTTTTTGGATTTTTAGCAATAGCACCTTTCTCTTGGTATTTTAAAAATAATCTTAATAAAAGAAAAATTTCTTGGCTGTTGTATGCATTCTTTATTGCAACTACTTTTGCGACAATTGTAGGAATTTACTCTAAATATTCACTTTTTAATCCAGTGACTTTAAGAAATGTGAGTAAAGACAGAAATGCCGGACTTTTTGGAATGGTCATGAACTATGCTCATAATATGGCTTATTTTCAGATTATTATCACTTCATTAGTCTTTTATAGGAAAGAAATTCAGAAATATATTAATTCTTATTTCCTCTATATCATTTTCGCGATCAATTCAATGGGGTTATATCTTACTTACACAAGAGGTGCTTGGCTTGGATTTTTAGTAGGTATTCCTTTTTTATTTTTTAAGAATAATAAAAAATGGTTTGCAACGATCATTGTTGCTCTCGCAATTTTAGGGATAGTTGTTTACAGCGTCGCTGGAAAAAATGTGATCAGACCTCAATCAGATCAAGAAAGGTTAAGTCAGTGGCAAGCCGCTATTATGGCCTTCAAGGAAAGACCGGTTTTTGGCTATGGATATCTTAATTTTGAACAACATTCAGTTGAGATAAAAAAGCGTTATAATATTGGGCAAATTCAATTCGGTGGACATGCTCACAGCAATGTCTTTGAAATGTTAGGAAGTACAGGGGCTTTAGGACTTATTGCATTCTTTTTTTGGATTACGCTGTGGTTTTTAGAAATGTATAAGCGCACTGATGTTATTGCTAAAACTGCTTTGCCATTTATTGTAGTCTTCTTTGTTAGTGGATTAACTCAATCTACAATCTCTTTAGGAATTAATCTATTTTTTATCATGGCCGCTTATTCAATAACTCAGATTAATATAAGAAATATTAAGAACTAG
- a CDS encoding lysylphosphatidylglycerol synthase transmembrane domain-containing protein: MKLNPKIMLFIRTVISILLIWWIVQSDKLNWNNIKIGVLNYKLALIFFVLTFLQLLIVSYRTQVLTQLTKNSPLEYKKILSVSWGSLFLNCIVPTSVIGDIFRIKKFMNMDSLTQKDNFIYSSIFSKFFSVLSLALISMASGLFIMEKIPALRTFIICSYLVLIALIGLFYVRNIIFSKMSSCFIPLPRFASRDFIKRRIANFKIFTLGIIQDRKIWIKTLACSLLIQILNTLSFVLIIYQLTPKSQVNILELMCIVPVGIFLTNLPISYSGIGVGHVAFASLLKIFDIPNGADVFTIFFAFSFIFDFCGIFFFIKHVKN; this comes from the coding sequence ATGAAATTAAATCCCAAAATAATGTTATTTATAAGAACAGTAATAAGTATTTTACTTATCTGGTGGATAGTGCAGAGTGACAAACTAAACTGGAATAATATTAAAATTGGAGTGTTAAATTATAAATTAGCTCTTATTTTCTTTGTATTAACCTTTTTACAGCTTTTAATCGTTTCCTATAGAACTCAAGTTTTAACTCAATTGACTAAAAATAGTCCTTTGGAATACAAAAAAATACTTTCTGTCTCTTGGGGATCTCTATTTTTAAATTGTATTGTTCCCACTTCCGTAATTGGAGATATTTTTAGAATTAAAAAATTCATGAATATGGACTCTTTAACGCAAAAAGATAATTTCATCTATTCTTCCATATTTTCTAAGTTTTTTTCAGTTTTAAGTTTAGCACTTATTTCTATGGCTTCTGGACTTTTCATTATGGAAAAGATCCCAGCCTTAAGGACTTTCATAATATGCTCTTACTTGGTACTTATAGCGCTAATAGGACTATTTTATGTTAGAAATATTATATTCTCTAAAATGAGTTCTTGCTTTATACCTCTTCCTAGATTTGCCTCACGTGACTTCATCAAACGAAGAATAGCTAATTTTAAAATTTTTACTTTAGGAATTATTCAGGATCGCAAAATCTGGATAAAGACTCTCGCCTGTAGCTTATTAATACAAATTCTGAATACACTCTCTTTTGTCTTAATTATTTATCAATTAACCCCAAAATCTCAAGTTAATATCCTCGAGTTAATGTGTATCGTTCCTGTAGGTATTTTTCTAACTAATTTACCAATTTCTTATTCTGGTATTGGTGTGGGCCACGTAGCCTTTGCCAGCTTGCTTAAAATCTTTGATATTCCAAATGGTGCAGATGTCTTTACTATTTTTTTCGCCTTTTCATTTATTTTTGATTTTTGCGGAATTTTTTTCTTTATTAAGCATGTCAAAAACTAG
- a CDS encoding MBOAT family O-acyltransferase, with translation MLFNSLAFAIFFPIVTTLYYILPHSYRWGMLLAASCFFYMWLVPKYILILLLTIVVDYVAGIKIEESTGKKKKWWLYFSIITTCLILFFFKYFNFFSINSAKTLTMLGWNYSPMLLNFLLPVGLSFHTFQSLSYVIEVYRGEQKAERHFGIYSLYVMFYPQLVAGPIERPQNLLWQFHKKHSFEYDNIVKGLRQIAWGLFKKAVIADRLSILVNNVYSNPGEQSGLALTIATVFFAFQIYCDFSGYSDMAIGSAKVMGFKLMTNFNTPYFSKTISEFWKRWHISLSTWFKDYVYIPMGGNRCSEPRIYTNLFITFLLSGLWHGANWTYIFWGGINGVYLVFALIKNKFVKQDLHRHKWFNVFVTFALICFSWIFFRANNIEDAFTVIKGLGSGYSSLFSNIRQHGFSLIAQDTFLGLKMGMSFYNFAFSLLLIALLVVLERFHQLYPFQKICDEKPAWIRWSAYYVIVIVIILSGVFGGNHFIYFQF, from the coding sequence ATGCTTTTTAACTCTCTAGCATTTGCTATTTTTTTTCCAATTGTAACTACTTTATATTATATACTTCCTCATTCATATCGCTGGGGAATGTTGTTAGCAGCGAGCTGCTTCTTCTATATGTGGCTGGTCCCTAAATATATTCTTATTTTGCTACTTACAATTGTTGTTGATTATGTCGCTGGGATAAAAATTGAAGAATCGACCGGGAAAAAGAAAAAGTGGTGGTTATATTTTAGTATTATTACAACCTGCTTAATTCTTTTCTTTTTTAAATATTTCAATTTTTTTAGCATTAACAGTGCAAAAACTTTAACAATGCTAGGGTGGAATTATTCACCGATGTTGTTAAATTTTTTACTGCCAGTTGGACTATCATTTCATACTTTTCAAAGTTTAAGCTACGTTATTGAAGTTTATCGAGGTGAGCAAAAGGCAGAGAGACATTTTGGTATTTATTCACTCTACGTTATGTTTTATCCGCAGTTGGTTGCAGGGCCAATTGAACGTCCTCAGAATTTACTTTGGCAGTTTCATAAGAAACATTCATTTGAATACGATAATATTGTTAAAGGACTCAGGCAAATAGCTTGGGGATTGTTTAAAAAGGCTGTTATTGCGGATCGTTTAAGTATTCTGGTAAATAATGTCTATTCAAACCCTGGAGAGCAATCAGGACTAGCTTTAACAATTGCAACTGTCTTTTTTGCTTTTCAAATTTATTGTGATTTTTCTGGTTATTCCGATATGGCAATTGGCTCAGCCAAAGTCATGGGCTTTAAGCTTATGACTAATTTTAATACACCATACTTTTCAAAAACAATCTCAGAGTTTTGGAAAAGATGGCACATCTCTCTGTCGACTTGGTTTAAAGATTACGTTTACATCCCTATGGGAGGAAATCGTTGCAGCGAGCCTCGCATTTATACTAATTTGTTTATTACATTCCTTTTGAGTGGTCTATGGCATGGAGCAAATTGGACATATATTTTCTGGGGAGGAATCAATGGTGTGTACTTAGTCTTTGCCTTGATTAAAAATAAATTTGTAAAACAAGACTTACATCGTCACAAATGGTTCAATGTGTTTGTCACATTCGCTTTAATTTGTTTCTCATGGATTTTCTTTAGGGCCAATAACATTGAAGATGCTTTTACAGTAATTAAAGGGCTTGGATCAGGTTATTCGAGCTTGTTTTCAAATATTAGACAGCATGGATTCTCATTAATTGCCCAAGATACTTTCTTAGGATTAAAGATGGGGATGAGCTTCTATAATTTTGCTTTCTCATTACTGCTAATTGCTTTGCTTGTCGTACTGGAACGTTTTCACCAGTTGTATCCATTTCAAAAAATATGTGATGAAAAGCCAGCATGGATACGTTGGAGTGCATACTATGTAATCGTAATTGTCATTATTTTAAGCGGAGTTTTTGGTGGAAATCACTTCATTTATTTTCAATTCTAG
- a CDS encoding ABC transporter ATP-binding protein, producing the protein MFNKLIKFKKFIGLEAWKYFWISACIGIFWFAVESSFILIMQGFLFTIGLLSREQAILPSWYPVGLTSSVVMLVLFGVFRASIYMLKTHFASLTQLSFTSRQRINLLSFGLKNAHLISSKELVSIFTEITSQSGVVIYNSSMLINTLLSAFLFFLTGMKLAPYEMMVGVFFLALFLFPLKYITRRINGYGVGLVQEWENLSESLLRGLKNNFFLSIYNQVDNEISRGNTSLDNYKRHYLSYSLVAGFASAFPLLIGVVILSLITYLSVKYFNTEAIKLVSFFYIFIRLAQAASEVNATAASLKLNIPGLKILYNWNKQMDIANSQKVEKKMIIDDQKIDFELVNVSFGFNDQKILFKDLNFKVRQSEMLLIKGESGVGKSTLLSIILGLRVPTKGEVRINSHSSKTVLFDLHRVLAYVGPEPYLIQGSIRDNLTYGLDRDVIVRDEDLWEALRLMGLEELVKELPGQLKEVVNDIPQLSTGQKQRLSFARAIVRKPSFLILDEATANLDLTTERKIISNLKSVLQNCTSIVVTHKNSFDDVATYHLDLNVKK; encoded by the coding sequence ATGTTTAACAAGTTAATAAAATTTAAAAAATTTATTGGTTTAGAAGCGTGGAAGTATTTTTGGATATCTGCTTGTATCGGAATTTTTTGGTTTGCCGTAGAATCATCTTTTATCCTTATTATGCAGGGATTTCTTTTTACTATTGGATTGTTATCCCGAGAACAGGCTATCTTGCCAAGTTGGTATCCTGTTGGCCTTACCTCATCAGTTGTAATGTTAGTTTTGTTTGGAGTTTTTAGAGCGTCTATTTATATGCTAAAAACCCATTTTGCTAGCCTGACTCAGCTTTCATTTACAAGCAGACAAAGAATTAATTTATTATCCTTTGGCTTAAAAAATGCGCATTTGATTTCATCTAAAGAGCTCGTGTCTATATTTACTGAAATCACTTCTCAATCAGGAGTTGTAATCTACAACTCTTCTATGTTGATAAATACATTACTTTCCGCATTCCTTTTTTTCCTAACTGGAATGAAGCTCGCTCCCTATGAGATGATGGTGGGGGTTTTCTTTTTAGCACTATTTCTTTTTCCCCTGAAGTACATAACTAGAAGAATAAATGGGTATGGTGTTGGACTAGTTCAAGAGTGGGAAAATTTAAGTGAATCTCTTTTGAGAGGACTAAAAAATAATTTTTTTCTTTCAATTTACAATCAAGTTGATAATGAAATATCGAGAGGAAATACTAGTTTAGATAACTATAAGAGGCACTACCTAAGTTACTCATTGGTGGCGGGGTTTGCCAGTGCATTTCCACTTTTAATTGGAGTGGTAATTTTAAGTTTGATTACTTATTTAAGTGTAAAATATTTTAATACAGAAGCTATTAAATTAGTGTCGTTCTTTTATATTTTTATCAGACTTGCGCAAGCTGCAAGTGAAGTTAACGCAACGGCTGCGAGCCTCAAATTAAATATTCCTGGACTAAAAATTTTATATAATTGGAATAAGCAAATGGATATTGCAAATTCTCAAAAAGTAGAAAAGAAAATGATCATTGATGATCAGAAAATTGATTTTGAATTGGTTAATGTTTCTTTTGGATTCAATGATCAAAAAATTCTTTTTAAAGATCTGAATTTCAAGGTTAGACAGTCGGAGATGTTATTGATCAAGGGAGAGTCTGGAGTCGGGAAAAGTACACTTTTGTCAATAATTTTAGGACTGCGTGTGCCAACTAAAGGTGAGGTTCGAATTAACTCTCACTCATCAAAGACCGTTCTTTTTGATCTTCACAGAGTTCTTGCCTATGTAGGACCTGAGCCTTATTTAATCCAAGGCTCAATCCGCGACAACTTAACCTATGGCTTGGATCGAGATGTTATTGTGAGAGATGAGGATTTGTGGGAGGCACTTCGCCTAATGGGCCTTGAAGAGTTGGTTAAGGAGCTTCCCGGACAATTAAAAGAAGTAGTAAATGACATACCGCAACTGTCTACTGGTCAGAAGCAAAGGCTATCTTTTGCACGTGCGATTGTGAGGAAACCATCATTTCTAATTCTCGATGAAGCTACAGCAAATCTTGACCTTACTACAGAGAGGAAAATCATCAGTAATTTGAAGAGCGTTCTTCAAAACTGTACAAGCATTGTAGTGACTCACAAGAATTCTTTTGACGATGTAGCAACTTATCATCTTGATCTCAATGTTAAAAAGTAG
- a CDS encoding nucleotidyltransferase family protein yields MNKWHELCLKENVSIYQALEKLNVTAEKFLVIISEDWHLKGTLTDGDIRRALLSGLNVNDSITKAINQKPIIASQTLRHSELHELMKGNGITHVPVIDEKGKLIRIVSLKEVVSTEPKKENAVVLMVGGLGSRLGDLTANCPKPMLKLGDKPILEIIIENFKEYGFHHFFLSVNYKSEMIESYFGDGTRHGIDITYIRERERMGTAGSLSLMEPINDLPIIVMNGDVLTKVNFSSLIDYHETNELDACICTFRHDYQVPYGVIHFDGEGELVDRIEEKPIHTSLVNAGIYSLNPKSLLLIPKNTFYDMPTFLDKMIMEKKRVGTFQVQDYWLDIGRSDDFYRAEADYKNKLK; encoded by the coding sequence ATGAATAAATGGCATGAGCTTTGTCTCAAAGAAAATGTATCGATCTATCAGGCCTTGGAGAAATTAAACGTAACAGCAGAGAAGTTTTTAGTAATTATTTCTGAAGACTGGCATCTTAAAGGTACTCTTACTGATGGTGATATAAGGCGAGCATTGCTTAGCGGTTTGAATGTTAATGATTCAATTACTAAAGCTATTAATCAAAAACCCATTATTGCTTCTCAAACATTAAGACACTCAGAACTTCATGAATTGATGAAAGGAAATGGGATTACCCATGTGCCGGTCATTGATGAAAAGGGAAAACTCATTCGCATTGTTTCACTAAAAGAGGTTGTCAGTACTGAGCCTAAAAAGGAAAACGCTGTCGTTCTTATGGTTGGAGGACTCGGGTCACGTCTTGGAGATTTAACAGCAAATTGTCCTAAGCCAATGTTAAAATTAGGCGATAAGCCAATTCTCGAAATCATTATTGAGAATTTTAAAGAATATGGATTTCATCACTTCTTTCTTTCGGTAAATTATAAATCAGAAATGATTGAATCCTATTTTGGAGACGGCACTCGTCATGGAATAGACATCACATATATACGTGAAAGAGAAAGAATGGGAACAGCTGGATCTTTGAGTTTGATGGAACCTATCAACGATCTCCCAATAATTGTAATGAATGGGGATGTACTGACAAAAGTTAACTTCTCTTCTTTGATTGACTATCACGAAACAAATGAATTAGATGCCTGCATATGTACTTTTCGTCATGATTATCAGGTTCCTTACGGAGTGATTCATTTTGATGGCGAAGGTGAACTTGTAGATCGAATTGAAGAAAAACCGATTCATACTTCTTTAGTGAATGCAGGGATATATTCTTTAAATCCAAAATCTTTATTATTAATACCAAAAAATACTTTTTACGATATGCCGACATTTTTAGATAAAATGATTATGGAAAAAAAGCGTGTGGGAACATTCCAAGTTCAGGACTACTGGCTGGATATTGGCCGTAGCGACGATTTTTATCGTGCAGAAGCAGATTACAAGAATAAATTAAAATAG
- a CDS encoding glutamate-1-semialdehyde 2,1-aminomutase translates to MTSYSERLNKVIPGGAHTYSRGDDQFPSNAPQILSKGKGAYVWDEKGNKFLDYGMALRAITLGYSNEEVNRAAIEQIELGNNLTRASLIELEAAEALVNLIPCAEMVKFAKNGSSVTSAAVKLARAYTGKKMIARCLQQPFFSYDDWFIGDTIIKRGIPSEISETTVNFNFNDIKSLENLFEKYPNQIAAIILEPAATEEPKNNFLQNVKSVCEKNGAVFILDEMISGFRWHLQGAHTYYNVQPDLVTFGKAMANGFSVAALAGKKEIMNLGGIKEMGQERVFLMSSTHGAEMSSLGAFVAALNIYQREPVIANLWSYGSKLKSGMNAIANEIGILDYIGFDGVDCSPGYYTRNKDGQVSLELRTLFSQEMIKNNVLMPWVSICTAHTDTELNITLEAAQKAMKVYAMALEEGASKYLVGPAIKPVFRKVN, encoded by the coding sequence ATGACAAGTTACAGCGAAAGATTAAACAAAGTTATTCCAGGGGGAGCCCATACATACAGTAGAGGAGATGATCAGTTTCCAAGTAATGCTCCTCAGATTTTATCAAAAGGAAAAGGAGCTTATGTCTGGGATGAGAAAGGAAATAAGTTTCTTGATTATGGGATGGCATTAAGAGCTATTACTCTTGGATATAGCAATGAAGAAGTTAATCGTGCAGCTATAGAACAGATTGAATTAGGAAATAATTTAACGAGAGCTTCTCTAATTGAATTGGAAGCAGCAGAAGCCCTAGTTAATCTTATTCCATGTGCAGAGATGGTGAAGTTTGCAAAAAATGGATCTTCAGTAACTAGTGCAGCTGTAAAATTAGCACGTGCTTATACTGGAAAGAAAATGATTGCAAGATGTTTACAACAACCTTTCTTTTCTTATGATGATTGGTTTATTGGTGACACTATAATTAAAAGAGGAATACCTTCTGAAATTTCAGAGACAACAGTAAACTTTAATTTCAATGACATCAAATCATTAGAGAATCTTTTTGAAAAATACCCGAATCAAATTGCAGCTATTATTCTTGAACCTGCAGCTACTGAGGAACCTAAAAATAACTTTCTCCAAAATGTGAAAAGTGTATGCGAAAAAAATGGAGCCGTTTTTATTCTCGATGAAATGATATCGGGTTTTAGATGGCATCTTCAAGGAGCACATACATATTATAATGTGCAACCTGATCTAGTAACTTTTGGAAAAGCAATGGCTAATGGTTTTTCTGTTGCGGCCTTGGCTGGAAAAAAAGAAATCATGAATCTTGGTGGAATTAAAGAAATGGGACAGGAAAGAGTTTTCCTTATGTCCAGTACTCATGGAGCTGAGATGTCGAGTCTTGGAGCTTTCGTAGCAGCATTAAATATTTATCAGCGTGAACCCGTTATTGCTAATTTATGGAGTTACGGAAGTAAGCTAAAAAGTGGAATGAATGCGATTGCAAATGAAATTGGAATCCTAGACTACATAGGATTCGATGGAGTTGATTGTTCTCCAGGATATTATACAAGAAACAAAGATGGACAAGTTTCACTTGAATTGAGAACACTTTTTTCTCAAGAGATGATTAAGAATAATGTACTAATGCCATGGGTTTCAATATGTACAGCTCATACAGATACAGAACTTAATATCACATTGGAAGCAGCCCAAAAGGCTATGAAGGTTTATGCTATGGCCTTAGAAGAAGGCGCTTCTAAATATTTAGTTGGACCTGCAATCAAACCAGTCTTCCGTAAAGTTAACTAG
- a CDS encoding SDR family oxidoreductase, with translation MKGLKVGLIGYGLIGKAIHESLKKEGVEVFIFDKAFIAESNFFETDITSTSVLENTIDDLHAKNIKLNAVVNCSYPRTKSYGQKLEDVTIESFNENVSVHLGGYFNVMKQFGMYFKKNGGGSIVSFSSVYGVNAPRFDIYEQEKFTMPVEYSAIKSAVIHMTKYMAAYFKGKDVRFNVLSPGGVFSGHEESFVKAYGKYSLSSRGGMLDPQDLTGAVKFLVSNESKYVNGQNLIVDDGWTL, from the coding sequence ATGAAAGGTTTAAAAGTAGGATTAATTGGATACGGACTTATTGGAAAAGCAATCCATGAATCTCTTAAAAAAGAGGGAGTGGAAGTTTTTATTTTTGATAAAGCATTTATTGCCGAAAGTAATTTTTTCGAAACAGATATTACTTCGACTTCTGTACTCGAAAATACAATAGATGATCTTCATGCAAAGAATATTAAGCTGAATGCAGTTGTTAACTGTAGTTATCCAAGAACAAAAAGTTACGGACAGAAACTTGAAGATGTAACTATCGAATCATTTAATGAAAATGTTTCTGTTCACCTGGGCGGATATTTTAATGTGATGAAACAGTTTGGTATGTATTTCAAAAAAAATGGAGGAGGTTCTATCGTTTCATTTTCGTCTGTGTACGGAGTAAATGCACCACGGTTTGATATTTATGAACAAGAAAAATTCACAATGCCGGTAGAATATTCAGCAATTAAATCAGCTGTCATTCATATGACGAAATATATGGCCGCTTATTTTAAAGGAAAAGATGTGCGCTTTAATGTTCTTTCTCCTGGTGGCGTGTTCAGTGGGCATGAGGAATCTTTTGTCAAAGCTTATGGGAAATACTCGTTGAGTTCTCGCGGTGGCATGCTCGATCCACAAGATCTAACAGGAGCTGTTAAGTTTCTTGTGTCTAATGAATCAAAATATGTAAACGGACAAAACTTAATTGTCGACGATGGTTGGACTTTATAA
- a CDS encoding Gfo/Idh/MocA family protein → MKKFVVIGLGSMGKRRIRCLQKLGYKNISGFDPREDRGTEAKNTYNIELISDVEAYVAENKPHIIISVPPHLHNIYMKVAVKYGCHFFVEASVLDDDFTEIIAEVSKKNIVAAPSCTLLFHPAIQLIKKMIDQNELGKLSNWLYHSGQYLPDWHPYEKVSDYYVSRKDTSGGREIVPFELSWICSVFNFPDTVASTFGKTIEFEGGEDVDDTYNLLMKYKKGFFGVLTVDVVSRYATRRLMINGQDGQLRWDWENAHIDVYLAKTGKWEKVEFEKGEAHEGYNPNIVEDMYVNEIKSFLSAADKTGQYPTDLSYDWDVLKTLYKAEKNAI, encoded by the coding sequence ATGAAAAAATTTGTAGTAATTGGATTGGGATCAATGGGAAAAAGACGCATTCGCTGTCTTCAAAAACTTGGCTATAAAAATATTTCTGGCTTTGATCCAAGAGAAGATAGAGGCACGGAAGCAAAAAATACTTATAATATTGAATTAATCTCTGACGTTGAAGCTTATGTCGCTGAAAATAAGCCTCATATAATTATCTCTGTGCCACCTCACCTCCATAATATTTATATGAAAGTGGCAGTTAAGTACGGTTGTCATTTTTTTGTTGAAGCCAGCGTACTCGATGATGATTTTACAGAAATTATAGCTGAGGTTTCTAAGAAAAATATTGTTGCAGCTCCATCATGTACTCTACTTTTTCATCCAGCAATTCAATTAATTAAGAAAATGATTGATCAAAATGAATTAGGAAAACTTTCTAACTGGCTTTATCATTCAGGACAATATCTTCCTGATTGGCATCCTTATGAAAAAGTTTCCGATTATTATGTTTCTAGAAAAGACACTTCAGGGGGAAGAGAAATTGTTCCTTTCGAATTGAGCTGGATTTGTAGCGTTTTTAATTTTCCGGACACTGTAGCTTCAACTTTTGGGAAAACAATCGAATTTGAAGGAGGGGAGGATGTTGATGATACTTACAATCTGCTCATGAAATACAAGAAAGGTTTTTTTGGTGTTTTAACGGTTGATGTTGTTTCAAGATATGCAACGAGAAGATTGATGATCAATGGACAAGATGGTCAATTAAGATGGGACTGGGAAAATGCTCATATCGATGTATATCTGGCAAAAACTGGTAAATGGGAAAAGGTAGAGTTTGAAAAAGGTGAAGCTCATGAAGGCTATAATCCTAATATTGTCGAGGATATGTACGTAAATGAAATTAAATCTTTTTTAAGTGCTGCAGATAAAACAGGTCAGTATCCGACAGACTTGTCATATGACTGGGATGTTTTAAAGACATTATACAAGGCAGAGAAAAATGCCATCTAA
- a CDS encoding cytidylyltransferase domain-containing protein, whose product MPSKRFALFITARLGSKRLPNKHLLDLGEIRPIEILIRRLKKLNLPIVLTTGNEEINYGFKDLCKKEGIELFFGDATNIPKRHLEAARELNYDFIFSIDGDDILTAPEGVKAILNKIENADYSNGFYHTDGYPFGVNSGGYSRIFLENALKEFTGNSLETGWGRIFPKNSFVAVSCPSKNAENWRLSLDYNEDLIVFKSIWDHFQNSLFEASTDEILEYFFKNELWKLNGHIIEKYWENFHAERNKEIKKETK is encoded by the coding sequence ATGCCATCTAAGCGTTTTGCACTATTTATTACAGCTAGGCTTGGTTCAAAGAGGCTTCCAAATAAGCACCTGCTTGATCTGGGAGAAATTCGCCCTATTGAAATTCTGATTCGAAGACTAAAGAAATTAAATTTGCCAATTGTTCTTACGACAGGGAATGAAGAGATTAATTACGGCTTTAAGGACTTATGTAAAAAAGAAGGAATTGAACTTTTTTTTGGTGATGCAACGAATATTCCCAAGAGACATCTTGAAGCGGCAAGAGAGCTTAATTACGACTTTATTTTTTCTATTGATGGTGATGATATTTTAACTGCTCCGGAAGGAGTTAAAGCAATTTTAAATAAGATCGAAAATGCTGATTACTCAAATGGATTTTATCATACTGATGGTTATCCATTTGGAGTGAACTCAGGGGGATATTCGAGGATTTTTTTAGAGAATGCTTTAAAAGAATTTACTGGAAATTCTCTTGAAACCGGATGGGGAAGGATTTTTCCAAAAAACAGTTTTGTTGCAGTTTCATGTCCTTCTAAAAATGCAGAAAATTGGCGTTTGAGCTTAGACTATAATGAAGATCTGATTGTATTCAAAAGTATTTGGGATCACTTTCAAAACTCATTATTTGAAGCCAGTACAGATGAGATTTTGGAGTATTTTTTTAAAAATGAACTCTGGAAATTGAACGGACATATTATTGAAAAGTATTGGGAAAATTTTCACGCTGAAAGAAATAAAGAAATTAAAAAAGAAACGAAATAA